Proteins co-encoded in one Candidatus Micrarchaeia archaeon genomic window:
- a CDS encoding KH domain-containing protein: MQIITIPKKRVKYLKDNLKIIENELLVSIKFKEDFIEIEGDEFKEYIAEKVIDAISRGFDVNASLKLTDEDNIVKTINLKDFLSDRLVKRQLGRIIGEKGKSKKIIEEEGKVNISIQEHEVSILGNFEDVEVAVNAIQKLINGTPHTNVFRYISEAQAKMSGKI, encoded by the coding sequence ATGCAAATAATTACAATACCAAAAAAAAGAGTTAAGTATTTAAAGGATAATCTTAAAATAATTGAAAACGAGCTTTTGGTTAGTATAAAATTTAAAGAAGATTTTATTGAGATAGAAGGAGATGAATTTAAGGAGTATATAGCTGAAAAGGTAATTGATGCAATATCAAGAGGATTTGATGTAAATGCATCTTTGAAACTTACAGACGAAGATAATATAGTAAAAACAATTAATTTAAAAGATTTTCTTTCAGATAGGTTAGTAAAAAGACAATTAGGTAGAATAATAGGAGAAAAAGGAAAATCAAAAAAAATAATTGAAGAAGAGGGTAAAGTGAATATATCAATACAAGAACATGAAGTTTCAATTTTAGGAAATTTTGAAGATGTTGAGGTTGCAGTAAATGCAATTCAAAAATTAATAAATGGAACTCCACATACAAATGTTTTTAGATATATATCAGAAGCTCAGGCTAAAATGTCAGGTAAAATATAG